One part of the Esox lucius isolate fEsoLuc1 chromosome 10, fEsoLuc1.pri, whole genome shotgun sequence genome encodes these proteins:
- the LOC105012469 gene encoding interleukin-6-like, whose product MNYLKDIILMSVLVVLVVNGTPIPSVHSEVLTSEWTSGEELAINSFSTKPRPSTKWEQIIKMLVHEVTTFRDQQFVEEFQMPLENMSSFAEHQVPSIPQHLTKTPCFSNYSKEACLQEISRGLQVYQVLLQHVQTEYPQSNVIPMVRDHANVLIGLVIGKMKAVVVESLPASEKEQVLGEVSTATEWHKKTSVHAILRDLRHFLVDTKRALCRMGKKGEGCQ is encoded by the exons atgaattatttaaaag ATATCATCCTCATGTCGGTGTTGGTAGTTTTAGTAGTTAACGGCACTCCCATACCCAGCGTGCACTCCGAAGTCCTGACTTCGGAATGGACCTCTGGAGAGGAACTCGCGATAAACTCCTTCTCTACTAAACCCCGACCGTCCACGAAGTGGGAGCAAATTATCAAGATGCTCGTTCACGAGGTCACCACATTCCGAGATCAACAG TTTGTGGAGGAGTTTCAGATGCCTTTGGAAAATATGTCATCGTTTGCAGAGCACCAGGTCCCATCCATCCCTCAACACCTCACCAAGACGCCCTGCTTCTCCAACTACAGCAAG GAGGCATGTCTGCAGGAGATCAGTCGTGGTCTGCAGGTGTACCAGGTTCTTCTCCAGCACGTTCAGACTGAATACCCACAATCCAACGTGATCCCCATGGTGAGGGATCACGCCAATGTCCTGATAGGGCTGGTCATAGGCAAG ATGAAGGCTGTTGTTGTAGAGAGCCTTCCTGCCAGCGAGAAGGAACAGGTGCTGGGTGAAGTGTCTACAGCGACTGAGTGGCATAAGAAGACCAGCGTCCACGCCATTCTGAGGGACCTCCGACACTTCTTGGTGGACACCAAGAGAGCACTCTGCCGAATGGGGAAGAAGGGAGAAGGCTGCCAGTAA